Proteins from one Peromyscus eremicus chromosome 8a, PerEre_H2_v1, whole genome shotgun sequence genomic window:
- the Nlrp3 gene encoding NACHT, LRR and PYD domains-containing protein 3 translates to MKMTSVRCKLAQYLEDLEDVDLRKFKMHLEDYPPERGCIPLPRGQMEKADHLDLATLMIDFNGEEKAWAMAVGIFAAINRRDLWEKAEKDQPEWNDAHASNLTVVCQEDSLEEEWMGLLGYLSQISICKKKKDYCKMYRRHVRSRFYCIQDRNARLGESVDLNKRYTQLQMVKEHPSKQEREHELLTIGRTKMWDSPMSSIKLELLFEPEDKHTEPVHTVVFQGAAGIGKTILARKIMLDWASGKLFKDKFDYVFFIHCREVSLRTPRSLGDLIVSCWPDPKPPLCKILHKPSRILFLMDGFDELQGAFDEHIGEVCTDWQKAVRGDILLSSLIRKKLLPKASLLITTRPVALEKLQHLLDHPRHVEILGFSEAKRKEYFFKYFSDELQAREAFRLIQENEILFTMCFIPLVCWIVCTGLKQQMETGKSLAQTSKTTTAVYVFFLSSLLQSRGDMEEHLFSSHLQGLCSLAADGIWNQKILFEECDLRKHGLQKTDVSAFLRMNVFQKEVDCERFYSFSHMTFQEFFAAMYYLLEEEEEGVAVRKGPAGCLDLLNRDVKVLLENYGKFEKGYLIFVVRFLFGLVNQERTSYLEKKLSCKISQQVRLELLKWIEVKAKAKKLQRQPSQLELFYCLYEMQEEDFVQRAMDHFPKIEVNLSTRMDHVVSSFCIKNCHQVKTLSLGFLHNSSKDEEEEKGESQHLAQVQCVFPEPHTACPSRLESCYLTSSFCQGLFSTLSTNQNLTELDLSDNTLGDPGMRVLCEALQLPGCNIQRLWLGRCGLTHQCCFDISSVLSSSQKLVELDLSDNALGDFGVRLLCAGLKHLFCNLQKLWLVSCCLTSACCQDLALALSSNRSLTRLYIGENALGDSGVQVLCEKIKHPQCNLQKLGLVNSGLTSICCSALTSVLKASRNLTHLYLRNNALGDTGLKLLCEGLLHPNCKLQMLELDNCSLTSHCCWNLSTMLTRNRSLRKLNLGNNDLGDLGVVMLCEVLKQQGCLLQNLQLCEMYFNYETKHALEVLQEEKPELTIVFEPSW, encoded by the exons ATGAAGATGACAAGTGTCCGCTGCAAGCTGGCCCAGTATCTAGAGGACCTCGAGGATGTGGACCTCAGGAAATTCAAAATGCACTTGGAAGATTATCCACCCGAGAGGGGCTGCATCCCACTCCCCAGGGGCCAGATGGAGAAGGCCGACCATTTGGATCTAGCCACACTCATGATCGACTTCAATGGGGAGGAAAAGGCATGGGCCATGGCTGTGGGGATCTTTGCAGCTATCAACAGGAGAGACCTCTGGGAAAAAGCTGAGAAGGACCAACCAGAGTGGA ATGATGCACATGCTTCTAATCTCACTGTGGTATGCCAGGAAGACAGCCttgaagaggagtggatgggttTACTGGGATACCTTTCCCAAATATCaatttgtaaaaaaaagaaag ATTACTGTAAGATGTACAGAAGACATGTGAGAAGCAGGTTCTACTGTATCCAAGATAGAAATGCACGTCTGGGTGAGAGTGTGGACCTCAACAAACGCTACACTCAGCTACAAATGGTCAAGGAGCATCCCAGCAAGCAAGAGAGGGAGCATGAACTACTGACCATTGGCAGGACCAAAATGTGGGACAGCCCCATGAGTTCCATTAAGCTGGAGTTGCTATTTGAGCCTGAGGATAAGCACACAGAGCCTGTGCACACAGTGGTGTTCCAGGGAGCAGCAGGCATTGGGAAAACAATACTAGCCAGGAAGATTATGTTGGACTGGGCATCTGGGAAGCTCTTCAAAGACAAATTTGATTATGTATTCTTTATCCACTGTCGAGAGGTGAGCCTCAGGACACCAAGGAGTCTGGGAGACCTGATTGTCAGCTGCTGGCCTGATCCAAAGCCACCACTGTGCAAGATCCTGCATAAGCCTTCCAGGATCCTCTTCCTCATGGATGGCTTTGATGAGTTGCAAGGGGCCTTTGATGAGCACATTGGAGAGGTCTGCACAGACTGGCAGAAGGCTGTCAGGGGAGACATCCTGCTGAGCAGCCTCATCCGAAAGAAGCTGCTGCCCAAGGCCTCTCTGCTCATAACAACGAGGCCGGTAGCCTTGGAGAAACTGCAGCATCTGCTGGACCACCCTCGCCATGTAGAGATCCTAGGTTTCTCTGAGGCCAAAAGGAAGGagtatttctttaagtatttctcagatGAGCTGCAGGCCAGGGAAGCCTTCAGGCTGATCCAAGAGAATGAGATCCTCTTTACCATGTGCTTCATCCCCCTGGTCTGCTGGATTGTGTGCACAGGGCTGAAGCAGCAGATGGAGACTGGGAAGAGTCTGGCACAGACCTCCAAGACCACTACTGCCGTCTATGTCTTTTTCCTCTCCAGCCTGCTGCAGTCCCGAGGGGACATGGAGGAGCATCTCTTCTCTTCCCACCTACAGGGGCTCTGCTCACTGGCTGCAGATGGAATTTGGAACCAGAAAATCCTATTTGAGGAGTGTGATCTGAGGAAACACGGCCTGCAGAAGACAGATGTCTCTGCTTTCCTGAGGATGAACGTGTTCCAGAAGGAAGTGGACTGTGAGAGATTCTACAGCTTCAGCCACATGACCTTCCAGGAGTTCTTTGCTGCTATGTACTATTtgctggaagaggaggaagagggggtggcTGTGAGGAAGGGACCAGCAGGTTGTTTGGATCTTCTGAACCGAGATGTGAAGGTCCTCCTAGAAAATTACGGCAAGTTTGAAAAAGGCTATCTGATTTTCGTGGTCCGTTTCCTCTTCGGCCTTGTGAACCAGGAGAGAACCTCCTATTTGGAGAAGAAATTGAGTTGCAAGATCTCTCAGCAAGTCAGACTGGAGCTGCTGAAATGGATTGAAGTGAAAGCCAAGGCCAAGAAGCTGCAGAGACAGCCCAGCCAGCTGGAACTGTTCTACTGCCTGTATGAGATGCAGGAAGAAGACTTTGTGCAGAGGGCCATGGACCACTTTCCCAAAATTGAGGTCAACCTCTCTACCAGAATGGACCATGTGGTGTCCTCCTTTTGTATCAAGAACTGTCACCAGGTGAAAACACTTTCTTTGGGGTTTCTCCACAACTCCTCCAAGGacgaagaagaagagaaaggagagagtcaACACTTGGCCCAGGTCCAGTGTGTTTTCCCAGAGCCCCACACTGCCTGTCCTTCCAG ATTGGAGAGCTGCTACCTCACATCTAGCTTCTGCCAAGGCCTCTTCTCCACTCTAAGCACCAACCAGAACCTCACAGAACTGGACCTCAGTGACAATACCCTGGGGGATCCGGGCATGAGGGTGCTGTGTGAGGCACTCCAGCTTCCGGGCTGTAACATTCAGAGACTGTG GTTGGGGCGCTGTGGACTTACCCATCAATGCTGTTTCGACATCTCCTCTGTCCTGAGCAGCAGCCAGAAGCTGGTGGAGCTGGATCTGAGTGACAACGCCCTGGGGGACTTTGGAGTCAGACTTCTGTGCGCAGGTCTGAAGCACCTCTTCTGCAATCTGCAGAAACTGTG GTTGGTCAGCTGCTGTCTCACATCTGCGTGTTGTCAGGATCTCGCATTGGCTCTGAGCTCCAACCGTTCTCTGACCAGACTGTACATCGGAGAAAACGCCTTGGGGGATTCAGGAGTTCAAGTTTTGTGTGAAAAAATCAAGCACCCACAGTGTAACTTGCAGAAGCTGGG GTTGGTGAATTCCGGCCTTACTTCCATTTGTTGTTCGGCTCTGACCTCCGTGCTCAAAGCCAGCCGGAACCTCACACACCTCTACCTGCGAAACAACGCTCTCGGAGACACGGGCCTCAAGCTCCTCTGTGAGGGACTTCTGCACCCCAACTGCAAGCTGCAAATGCTGGA ATTAGACAACTGCAGCCTCACCTCACACTGCTGTTGGAATCTCTCCACAATGCTGACCCGCAACCGGAGCCTTCGGAAGCTGAACCTGGGCAACAATGACTTGGGCgacctgggtgtggtgatgctcTGTGAGGTTCTGAAACAGCAGGGCTGCCTTCTGCAGAACCTACA GTTGtgtgaaatgtattttaattatgaaaCAAAACATGCCTTAGAAGTGCTACAGGAAGAAAAGCCTGAGCTGACCATTGTCTTTGAGCCTTCTTGGTAG
- the LOC131916072 gene encoding olfactory receptor 2B11, with translation MRSDNQSYFWDPPKDFILLGISDRPWLELPLFVVLLVSYVLAMLGNIAIITVSQLDPQLHSPMYIFLSHLSFLDLCYTTTTVPQMLVNMGSSQKTISYGGCTVQYAIFHWLGCTECIVLAAMALDRYVAICEPLRYAIIMHRPLCQQLVAMAWLSGFGNSLVQVILTVKLPFCGQQVLNNFFCEVPAMIKLSCADTTVNDATLAVLVAFFVLVPLALILLSYGFIARAVLRIQSSRGRHKAFGTCSSHLLVVSLFYLPAIYMYLQPPSSYSQEQGKFISLFYSIITPTLNPFIYTLRNKDVKGALRRLLARIGRLCGR, from the coding sequence ATGAGAAGTGACAACCAGAGCTACTTCTGGGACCCCCCAAAGGACTTCATTCTCCTGGGCATCTCAGACAGGCCATGGCTGGAGCTCCCACTCTTTGTAGTTCTCCTGGTGTCCTATGTTCTGGCTATGCTGGGAAACATCGCCATCATCACCGTGTCCCAGCTGGACCCCCAGCTTCACAGCCCCATGTATATTTTCCTTAGCCACCTCTCCTTCCTGGACCTCTgctacaccaccaccaccgtccCTCAGATGCTGGTCAACATGGGCAGTTCCCAGAAGACCATCAGTTATGGTGGCTGCACCGTGCAGTACGCCATTTTCCACTGGCTGGGCTGCACTGAGTGCATTGTCTTGGCCGCCATGGCTCTGGACCGCTACGTGGCCATCTGTGAGCCGCTCCGGTATGCCATTATCATGCACCGCCCGCTCTGCCAGCAGCTGGTGGCGATGGCCTGGCTCAGCGGTTTTGGCAATTCCCTTGTTCAGGTCATCCTGACAGTGAAGCTGCCTTTCTGTGGGCAGCAGGTGCTGAACAACTTCTTCTGTGAGGTGCCAGCCATGATCAAGCTGTCCTGTGCCGATACCACAGTGAATGATGCCACGCTGGCTGTGCTGGTGGCCTTCTTTGTGCTGGTCCCTCTGGCCCTCATCCTTCTCTCCTATGGCTTCATTGCTCGGGCAGTGCTGAGGATCCAGTCCTCCAGGGGACGACACAAGGCCTTTGGGACCTGTTCTTCCCATTTGCTGGTGGTTTCCCTTTTCTACCTACCTGCCATCTATATGTACCTGCAGCCCCCATCCAGTTACTCTCAAGAACAAGGCAAGTTTATCTCCCTCTTCTACTCCATAATCACCCCCACCCTCAACCCTTTCATCTACACCTTGAGGAATAAGGACGTGAAGGGGGCTCTCAGAAGACTCCTGGCAAGGATTGGGAGGCTGTGCGGACGGTGA